From Candidatus Izemoplasmatales bacterium, a single genomic window includes:
- a CDS encoding GGDEF domain-containing protein, with the protein MIERILEFDINIFACVMLFTLLIIIRIKGDRHSYSSMLFRTIIYLTILAMVVESVSWIADSYVGGFAFFMNYVSNFLLVLVTPLLAGFWISYVDYKILQDRRRIRKRIHYQYGSILLLASLVVNAFVPVHFAITGDNDYVVGPLSWVTNVVMYVHLVYAAWLTFRYRGKTNIGVIRGVMAFFLLPILGTIAQTFYLRAFFTWPMLALAVVVTYMFLETTSGTLDRLTNLYSRAKFDEYLRFIKERGELFGLLMIDLDDFKAVNDTYGHQAGDVVLSEFATVLKRVFRAERMVARIGGDEFMVVTSHDAAAAGRSIASVREEILRAKKVVALRGLRFSFGFIQNEPELSTDALLSKVDHRMYDDKAKNKEKAA; encoded by the coding sequence GTGATCGAACGCATCCTCGAATTCGACATCAACATCTTCGCGTGCGTGATGCTGTTCACGCTCCTCATCATCATCCGCATCAAGGGCGACCGCCACAGCTATTCCTCGATGCTGTTTAGGACGATCATCTACCTCACGATTCTGGCGATGGTGGTCGAATCTGTCTCCTGGATCGCCGATTCCTATGTCGGCGGATTCGCATTCTTCATGAACTATGTCTCGAACTTCCTCCTCGTCCTGGTCACGCCGCTGCTCGCGGGCTTCTGGATTTCCTACGTGGATTACAAGATCCTCCAGGACCGCCGCCGCATCCGCAAGCGAATCCATTATCAATACGGCAGCATCCTCCTCCTCGCCTCGCTCGTCGTGAACGCCTTCGTCCCGGTCCACTTCGCGATCACGGGCGACAACGACTATGTCGTCGGACCGCTCTCATGGGTCACGAACGTGGTGATGTACGTCCACCTCGTCTACGCCGCCTGGCTCACCTTCAGGTACCGCGGGAAGACCAACATCGGCGTGATCCGGGGCGTGATGGCGTTCTTCCTGCTTCCGATCCTCGGCACGATCGCGCAGACGTTCTACCTCAGGGCGTTCTTCACCTGGCCGATGCTCGCGCTCGCGGTGGTCGTCACCTACATGTTCCTCGAGACCACCTCGGGGACCCTCGACCGCCTCACCAACCTCTATTCGCGCGCCAAGTTCGACGAGTACCTCCGCTTCATCAAGGAACGGGGCGAACTCTTCGGGCTCCTGATGATCGACCTCGACGACTTCAAGGCGGTGAACGACACCTACGGCCATCAGGCCGGAGACGTCGTCCTTTCGGAGTTCGCGACGGTCCTGAAGCGGGTGTTCCGCGCCGAGCGGATGGTCGCCCGCATCGGTGGCGACGAGTTCATGGTGGTCACCTCGCATGACGCGGCCGCGGCCGGAAGAAGCATCGCGTCCGTTCGCGAGGAGATTCTTCGTGCGAAGAAGGTCGTCGCGCTCCGCGGTCTCCGCTTCAGCTTCGGCTTCATCCAGAACGAACCCGAGCTGTCGACCGACGCCCTGCTCTCGAAGGTCGATCACCGGATGTACGACGACAAGGCTAAAAACAAAGAGAAGGCGGCCTGA
- a CDS encoding EAL domain-containing protein: MAKEDNRRIEDNRDRILNPTVSSLKIVGIYAAIGAIWIIASDWAAEAIFGDSAFYDHVQTVKGWFYVAVTAVIFYFIIRRAMGLYAESIGRLEQVNAELDRAAFTDALTGLPNRNSLEYRFREACGGRPAAFILIDIDDFKNVNDMKGHAAGDDLLKGIAAILTDGFGFPASVARLGGDEFAIVVPGIAEVHGPDCDVAGALSRIRRPWILGGSEFFVTYSAGVAFCPRDGGDFATLLRCADTALAAAKERGKNRCVPYDPAMAEKRLDAIRLTGELRHAVERRDFTVHYQPAVDLSDGRMHGAEALIRWRHAERGFIPPMDFIPLAEKTGLIRDIDLYVFEEVLARSIAWNDGMSGAIALSVNLSAKSLVDPAFFDGLRALVGRFRADCTRIYVEITETAFVENFDVAVRRLNEIRAMGFVVSLDDFGIGYSSLTYLSKLPIDALKIDREFVRKASEGDAEGAILKFIVEMAHHLGMKVIVEGIETARQEAIIRAFGGDYAQGYLFARPMPADDALELIRSYGREGGEKS; encoded by the coding sequence ATGGCGAAAGAAGACAATCGACGGATCGAAGACAATCGCGATCGGATCCTGAACCCGACCGTGTCCAGCCTTAAGATCGTCGGCATCTACGCGGCAATCGGCGCCATCTGGATCATCGCGTCCGACTGGGCGGCGGAGGCGATCTTCGGCGACTCCGCCTTTTACGACCACGTCCAGACGGTCAAGGGTTGGTTCTATGTTGCCGTCACCGCCGTCATCTTCTACTTCATCATCCGTCGCGCGATGGGGCTCTACGCGGAGTCAATCGGCCGGCTCGAGCAGGTGAACGCCGAACTCGATCGCGCCGCCTTCACGGACGCCCTGACCGGCCTGCCCAACCGCAACAGCCTCGAGTACCGGTTCCGGGAAGCCTGCGGTGGCCGGCCGGCGGCGTTCATCCTGATCGACATCGACGACTTCAAGAATGTCAACGACATGAAGGGTCACGCCGCCGGCGACGACCTTCTCAAGGGGATCGCGGCCATCCTGACGGACGGATTCGGCTTTCCGGCGTCCGTCGCCAGACTCGGCGGCGACGAATTCGCGATCGTCGTCCCCGGCATCGCCGAGGTCCACGGCCCCGACTGCGACGTCGCCGGAGCTCTGTCCCGGATCCGGCGTCCATGGATCCTCGGCGGCTCCGAATTCTTCGTCACCTACAGCGCGGGCGTCGCCTTCTGCCCGCGCGACGGCGGCGATTTCGCGACCCTGCTCCGTTGCGCGGATACCGCCCTCGCGGCGGCCAAGGAACGCGGGAAGAACCGCTGCGTGCCCTACGATCCGGCGATGGCCGAGAAACGTCTGGACGCGATCCGCCTGACCGGCGAACTGCGTCACGCCGTCGAACGCCGCGACTTCACCGTCCATTACCAGCCGGCCGTCGACCTTTCCGACGGCAGGATGCATGGCGCCGAAGCACTGATCCGCTGGCGCCATGCCGAACGCGGATTCATCCCGCCGATGGACTTCATCCCACTCGCCGAGAAGACCGGACTGATCCGCGACATCGACCTGTACGTCTTCGAAGAGGTGCTTGCGCGATCCATCGCCTGGAACGACGGCATGAGTGGTGCGATCGCCCTCTCCGTGAACCTCTCGGCCAAGTCGCTCGTCGATCCGGCGTTCTTCGACGGTCTCCGCGCCCTGGTCGGGCGCTTCCGGGCCGACTGCACGCGCATCTACGTCGAGATCACCGAGACCGCGTTCGTCGAAAACTTCGACGTCGCGGTCCGACGTCTGAATGAGATCCGCGCCATGGGATTCGTGGTCTCCCTCGATGACTTCGGAATCGGCTATTCGTCGCTCACGTATCTCTCGAAACTGCCGATCGACGCCCTCAAGATCGACCGCGAGTTCGTCCGTAAGGCGTCCGAAGGCGACGCCGAGGGGGCGATCCTCAAGTTCATCGTCGAGATGGCGCATCATCTCGGGATGAAGGTCATCGTCGAAGGCATCGAGACGGCACGGCAGGAAGCCATCATCCGCGCGTTCGGCGGCGATTACGCGCAAGGGTATCTGTTCGCCCGGCCGATGCCGGCGGACGATGCCCTGGAATTGATCCGTTCCTACGGCAGGGAAGGGGGGGAGAAATCGTGA
- a CDS encoding 8-oxo-dGTP diphosphatase encodes MDQGFLYTLAFIRRGDEVLLINRIKAPWFGMWNGVGGKRERGESPDACIRREIREETGIDLDPASIRFGGTLTWNDDFKAASNGLYLYFAEVDPAFSYPTPTDTPEGILDWKPIRWTVDRRNQGVATNIRHFLPTLLGGIRLRYHCVFAKDRLVEVVSAPMEEEAPFPENS; translated from the coding sequence ATGGATCAAGGATTCCTGTATACGCTCGCCTTCATTCGGCGCGGCGACGAGGTTCTGCTCATCAATCGCATCAAGGCTCCTTGGTTCGGGATGTGGAATGGCGTCGGCGGCAAGCGCGAACGCGGCGAAAGCCCGGACGCATGCATCCGCCGCGAGATCCGCGAGGAGACCGGGATCGACCTCGATCCGGCGTCGATCCGCTTCGGCGGCACGCTCACTTGGAACGACGATTTCAAGGCAGCGTCGAACGGACTCTACCTTTATTTCGCCGAGGTCGACCCGGCGTTCTCCTATCCGACCCCCACAGACACCCCCGAGGGTATTCTCGACTGGAAACCGATCCGATGGACCGTCGACCGCCGCAACCAGGGTGTCGCGACCAACATCCGCCACTTCCTGCCGACGCTACTCGGCGGCATCCGTCTCCGTTACCATTGCGTCTTCGCGAAGGACCGGCTCGTCGAGGTCGTTTCCGCACCGATGGAAGAGGAAGCTCCTTTTCCGGAAAACTCGTGA
- a CDS encoding ATP-binding cassette domain-containing protein, whose product MLRLIDIRKTYVVGDFEQHALDGVSVSFRKNEFVAIVGPSGSGKTTTLNIIGGLDRYDSGDIIINGKSTKDFKDSEWDSYRNGSIGFVFQNYNLIGHISVLDNVEMGMTLSGLPVKARRARAAEVLDRVGLSEHMHKRPNQLSGGQMQRVAIARALANDPDIIMADEPTGALDSTTSIQIMELIREIAKDKLVILVTHNTEIAKRYATRVIHMRDGKIVDDSDPYEPEGEDKDRFTLKKTAMSFRQALSLSFNNLKTKLGRALITAFAGSIGIIGVGLVLSLSNGLNKEIADLETGTLSDFPLFISPNAFIMRTPAERMGQFNQDQEGEFPTGSLLYVLDEQASTVFHQNTIDQNYLDFLDGLDPALYNEITYGRAVAMNLFTTAEDGGAVMPVDTGDVGWSEIPGNSIFIEDNYDILAGAYPTSVNELLLVVDTYNNIPLDLLIAIGYDVDALPEENETKLLSFEDIVGKEFRLVMNDDFYTYSDFTTLYFPSLDFDSLYADSDSVPLTIVGIARAAEDAASTVLGEGILYTKGLTDIVLASASTSAVALAQVDRDTNVLTGQPLTADTKDAMLKLLGADATPVSIQIYPVDFDAKNAVKDYLDGYNDGKEEADQIIYTDLAETITDTVGTFVDTITYVLVAFSAISLVVSSIMIGIITYVSVLERTKEIGILRALGARKVDIARVFNAETFLIGLTAGLMGTAITWVLTFPINAILGNLLEEMSNIASFSIAAIVSLILVSIVLTLISGLVPAGIAARKDPVEALRTE is encoded by the coding sequence ATGCTCAGACTCATCGACATCCGCAAGACCTATGTCGTCGGCGACTTCGAACAGCACGCCCTCGACGGCGTCTCGGTGTCTTTCCGCAAAAACGAATTCGTCGCCATCGTCGGCCCCTCGGGATCCGGCAAGACGACCACGCTCAACATCATCGGCGGCCTCGACCGTTACGATTCGGGCGACATCATCATCAACGGCAAGTCCACGAAGGATTTCAAGGACTCCGAATGGGACTCCTACCGCAACGGCTCGATCGGCTTCGTCTTCCAGAACTACAACCTGATCGGCCACATCTCCGTCCTCGACAACGTCGAGATGGGAATGACGCTTTCCGGTCTCCCGGTGAAGGCGCGCCGCGCCCGGGCGGCCGAGGTCCTCGACCGCGTCGGGCTGTCGGAGCACATGCACAAGCGCCCGAACCAACTGTCCGGCGGCCAGATGCAGCGCGTCGCGATCGCCCGCGCCCTCGCCAACGACCCCGACATCATCATGGCGGACGAGCCGACAGGAGCGCTCGACTCGACGACCTCGATCCAGATCATGGAACTGATCCGCGAGATCGCCAAGGACAAGCTCGTGATCCTCGTCACCCACAACACCGAGATCGCGAAACGCTACGCCACCCGCGTCATCCACATGCGCGACGGCAAGATCGTCGACGACTCCGACCCGTACGAGCCGGAAGGCGAGGACAAGGATCGGTTCACCCTGAAGAAGACGGCGATGTCCTTCCGCCAGGCGCTCTCGCTCTCCTTCAACAACCTCAAGACCAAACTCGGCCGCGCCCTGATCACCGCCTTCGCCGGCTCGATCGGCATCATCGGCGTCGGCCTCGTCCTTTCGCTTTCCAACGGTCTCAACAAGGAGATCGCCGACCTCGAGACCGGCACCCTCTCCGACTTTCCGCTCTTCATCAGCCCGAACGCCTTCATCATGCGTACGCCCGCCGAACGGATGGGGCAGTTCAACCAGGATCAGGAGGGCGAGTTCCCGACCGGAAGCCTCCTCTACGTGCTCGACGAGCAGGCGAGCACGGTGTTCCACCAGAACACCATCGACCAGAACTACCTCGACTTCCTCGACGGTCTCGACCCGGCGCTGTATAACGAAATCACCTACGGCCGCGCCGTGGCGATGAACCTGTTCACCACCGCCGAAGACGGCGGCGCCGTCATGCCGGTCGACACCGGCGACGTCGGCTGGTCCGAGATTCCGGGCAATTCGATCTTCATCGAGGACAACTACGACATCCTCGCCGGCGCCTATCCGACGTCCGTGAACGAGCTTTTGCTCGTCGTCGACACCTACAACAACATCCCGCTCGATCTCCTCATCGCGATCGGCTACGACGTCGACGCGCTCCCGGAGGAGAACGAGACGAAACTGCTTTCCTTCGAAGACATCGTCGGGAAGGAATTCAGGCTGGTGATGAACGACGACTTCTACACCTACTCCGACTTCACCACCCTCTACTTCCCGTCGCTCGACTTCGATTCCCTCTATGCCGATTCCGACTCGGTCCCGCTCACGATCGTCGGCATCGCCCGCGCCGCGGAAGACGCCGCCTCGACCGTCCTCGGCGAAGGCATCCTCTACACCAAGGGACTCACCGACATCGTCCTCGCTTCGGCTTCGACCTCGGCGGTCGCGCTCGCGCAGGTCGACCGCGACACGAACGTGCTCACGGGTCAGCCGCTCACGGCGGACACGAAGGACGCGATGCTCAAGCTGCTCGGCGCCGACGCGACCCCTGTCTCGATCCAGATCTATCCCGTCGACTTCGACGCCAAGAACGCCGTCAAGGACTATCTCGACGGCTATAACGACGGCAAGGAGGAAGCGGACCAGATCATCTACACCGACCTCGCCGAGACGATCACCGACACCGTCGGCACGTTCGTCGACACGATCACCTACGTCCTCGTCGCCTTCTCGGCGATCAGCCTCGTGGTCTCCTCGATCATGATCGGGATCATCACCTACGTCTCGGTCCTCGAACGCACCAAGGAGATCGGCATCCTGCGCGCCCTCGGCGCCCGCAAGGTGGACATCGCGCGCGTCTTCAACGCCGAGACCTTCCTGATCGGCCTCACCGCCGGTCTGATGGGCACCGCGATCACCTGGGTGCTCACCTTCCCGATCAACGCCATCCTCGGCAACCTCCTCGAGGAGATGTCGAACATCGCCAGCTTCTCGATCGCGGCGATCGTCTCGCTGATCCTCGTCTCGATCGTGCTCACCCTCATCTCCGGACTCGTCCCGGCCGGCATCGCCGCCCGCAAGGATCCGGTCGAGGCGCTCCGTACCGAATGA
- a CDS encoding PadR family transcriptional regulator, translated as MNSQFKKGIIEMCVMAVVSRKDMYGFAVIEEIAKEIDVNENTIYPILRRLTAQGVFDTYMEPTGIGAPRKYYRITDLGRNKTREYADEWSKFLTGVFRLLGGNEA; from the coding sequence GTGAACTCGCAGTTCAAGAAAGGCATCATCGAAATGTGCGTCATGGCGGTCGTCTCCCGCAAGGACATGTACGGTTTCGCCGTCATCGAGGAGATCGCGAAGGAGATCGACGTGAACGAGAACACGATCTATCCGATCCTTCGCCGCCTGACGGCGCAGGGCGTCTTCGACACCTACATGGAACCCACGGGCATCGGCGCGCCGCGCAAGTACTACCGCATCACCGATCTCGGCAGGAACAAGACCCGCGAATACGCGGACGAATGGTCGAAGTTCCTGACGGGTGTATTCAGACTATTGGGAGGAAACGAAGCATGA
- a CDS encoding DUF1700 domain-containing protein, whose protein sequence is MKQQYLDEIRTLLGRYVITAAEMEDIIGDYDRMYEDGLARGMNDEQVVAFLGKPEKVVRELGDSYERKPGKGSKNGKLIAITPFLAVIAYFLIGFVGGAWHPGWLVFLAIPVVAILLDGSERGILRKLTALSPFIAVVAFIVLGEFGFWHPAWLVFLLIPMVGALSDRSWKGKVFALTLALAAGGYLYCGYALDAWGYGAFCFGLPILFGAATGAIDFVCDVRGWKKLPVSERRFALSMLLVVILAIAAFVLLGVLYSLWHVAWLTFLAIPMYAIVMKAGRKNRLVALSPFLATIAFFLLGFFVPGAFAYAWIAFLLIPITAILKNA, encoded by the coding sequence ATGAAACAGCAGTATCTGGACGAAATCCGCACGCTGCTCGGCCGGTACGTGATCACCGCCGCCGAGATGGAAGACATCATCGGCGACTACGACCGCATGTACGAGGACGGTCTTGCCCGCGGCATGAACGACGAACAGGTCGTCGCGTTCCTCGGCAAGCCCGAAAAGGTCGTCCGCGAACTCGGCGACTCGTACGAGCGGAAGCCCGGCAAGGGTTCGAAGAACGGCAAGCTGATCGCCATCACCCCCTTCCTGGCCGTGATCGCGTACTTCCTGATCGGCTTCGTCGGTGGCGCCTGGCATCCCGGCTGGCTCGTCTTCCTCGCCATCCCGGTCGTCGCGATCCTGCTCGACGGTTCCGAACGCGGCATCCTCCGGAAACTCACCGCGCTCTCGCCGTTCATCGCCGTCGTCGCCTTCATCGTCCTCGGCGAATTCGGCTTCTGGCATCCGGCATGGCTCGTGTTCCTCCTGATCCCGATGGTCGGAGCGCTTTCCGACCGCTCGTGGAAGGGCAAGGTGTTCGCCCTCACCCTCGCGCTCGCGGCCGGCGGATACCTCTACTGCGGCTACGCCCTCGACGCCTGGGGGTACGGCGCCTTCTGCTTCGGCCTGCCGATCCTCTTCGGCGCGGCCACGGGCGCGATCGACTTCGTCTGCGACGTCCGCGGCTGGAAGAAGCTCCCCGTCTCGGAACGCCGCTTCGCGCTTTCGATGCTCCTGGTCGTGATCCTCGCGATCGCCGCGTTCGTCCTCCTCGGCGTCCTGTACTCGCTCTGGCACGTCGCCTGGCTCACCTTCCTCGCGATCCCGATGTACGCGATCGTCATGAAGGCGGGAAGGAAGAACCGGCTGGTCGCGCTCTCGCCCTTCCTCGCCACGATCGCCTTCTTCCTTCTCGGCTTCTTCGTCCCTGGCGCCTTCGCCTATGCCTGGATCGCCTTCCTCCTGATCCCGATCACGGCCATCCTCAAGAACGCCTGA
- a CDS encoding glycerate kinase — translation MKIVVAPASFKGSYPAAEVATMMMRSILSAAPAADVVTMPVSDGGEGFADCFLSRYGGVKVVVEAENPHGVSFPSYYALLPDGTAVVELAAAAGLHLAGERPDPSTATTQGVGTLIRAAVERGVRQIVVGLGGSSTNDAGCGLASALGVRFLDREGNAFVPVGRTLSAIAEIDRSGIPEKLRGIPVRIACDVTNPLSGPAGAACVYARQKGADDAMIALLDSELSAYSTFLAERFDFDCGFPGAGAAGGATVALRLFLDAEIERGIDTVLDMLDFDEAVRGAAFVFTGEGRLDRQSLAGKAVEGVARRALACGVPCIAFAGRITGLLPCEYPPGLVEAIALSGSEVSLTAAIATTQKRLDGAVARFIEKHR, via the coding sequence ATGAAAATCGTCGTCGCTCCCGCCTCCTTCAAGGGCAGCTATCCCGCGGCCGAGGTCGCGACGATGATGATGCGCTCGATCCTTTCCGCCGCCCCTGCCGCCGACGTCGTGACGATGCCGGTCTCCGACGGCGGCGAAGGCTTCGCGGACTGCTTTCTGTCGCGCTACGGCGGCGTCAAGGTCGTCGTCGAAGCCGAGAATCCGCATGGCGTTTCCTTCCCCTCGTATTACGCGCTTCTGCCTGACGGCACCGCCGTGGTCGAACTCGCCGCGGCCGCCGGCCTGCATCTGGCGGGAGAACGTCCCGATCCCTCGACCGCGACCACGCAAGGCGTCGGCACGCTGATCCGTGCCGCCGTCGAACGCGGCGTGCGCCAGATCGTCGTCGGACTCGGCGGAAGTTCCACCAACGACGCCGGCTGCGGCCTCGCCTCGGCCCTCGGCGTCCGTTTCCTCGATCGCGAGGGTAACGCCTTCGTCCCCGTCGGACGGACGCTTTCCGCGATCGCGGAGATCGACCGCTCCGGCATCCCCGAAAAGCTCAGGGGGATCCCCGTCCGGATCGCCTGCGACGTCACGAACCCGCTCTCGGGTCCCGCCGGCGCAGCTTGCGTCTACGCCCGGCAGAAGGGCGCGGACGACGCCATGATCGCCCTTCTTGATTCCGAACTGTCCGCCTATTCGACGTTCCTCGCGGAACGTTTCGACTTCGATTGCGGATTCCCCGGGGCGGGTGCCGCGGGCGGCGCGACGGTCGCGCTCCGACTGTTCCTCGACGCCGAGATCGAACGCGGGATCGACACCGTCCTCGACATGCTCGACTTCGACGAGGCGGTCCGGGGGGCGGCCTTCGTCTTTACCGGTGAAGGCCGACTCGACCGCCAGAGTCTTGCCGGCAAGGCGGTGGAGGGGGTCGCGCGGCGTGCCCTCGCTTGCGGCGTACCGTGCATCGCGTTCGCCGGGCGGATCACCGGACTGCTGCCCTGCGAGTATCCCCCGGGACTCGTCGAGGCGATCGCTTTGTCCGGTTCCGAGGTTTCCCTCACGGCGGCGATCGCCACCACCCAGAAACGGCTGGACGGCGCCGTCGCCCGGTTCATCGAAAAACATCGATGA
- a CDS encoding M28 family peptidase — protein sequence MRRFSGVVVLAVTVLSFILSTFVLFTPAPSADAAGFSAVQAAAHIAEISREPHSVFDPEAHETVRQYLKDAFSEYVGAANVTEMDYAAAVVDPDIDYDIRNLLAVIPGASPKGILIVAHYDSRGHIGRTGELGRSYGAADDGYGLAVLLEIARLYGERSLENTIYLLATDGEETGLYGAHMAAQEAFMDDVNFVVNVEARGVDGAAYMFETSGDNAALIDFYRAAELPVTYSIATAVYSVMPNYTDFTEFLAIDKTGINFAVLKGLTYYHTPHDEYINIDLSSIQHYGSQIVPVVEAFVTDARYADPDALASDQNAVFFTILPGWLVSYTETAGLVMTIVGFLLFALLVFVFARKQAARPIVVLRHAGYTLALVVIAGIVGLLLGKVIAFFGKVPYSLTYTRMEGTELPTAIIMAGCLADLYLLLRRFVKNEDHVAAMLGGILVNLVLALATGLTLSGASFLFFVPAAIGLLSLLVHAFVKNPIVRHVALGQNILWNMLLIVPLLYSLFLALTVGGLPALLVILVIDASVWLPSTRILVTA from the coding sequence ATGAGAAGATTCAGCGGCGTCGTCGTCCTCGCCGTCACCGTCCTGTCGTTCATCCTGTCCACCTTCGTCCTGTTCACGCCGGCCCCGTCGGCCGACGCCGCGGGCTTCTCCGCCGTCCAGGCCGCCGCCCACATCGCCGAAATCTCGCGCGAACCGCATTCGGTCTTCGATCCCGAGGCGCACGAGACCGTCCGGCAGTATCTCAAGGACGCGTTCTCCGAATATGTCGGCGCCGCGAACGTGACGGAGATGGACTACGCCGCTGCCGTCGTCGATCCCGACATCGACTACGACATCCGGAACCTGCTCGCGGTGATCCCGGGCGCCTCGCCCAAGGGGATCCTGATCGTCGCCCACTACGACTCCCGCGGCCACATCGGCCGGACAGGCGAACTCGGCCGTTCCTACGGGGCAGCCGACGACGGCTACGGACTCGCCGTCCTGCTCGAGATCGCGCGCCTCTACGGCGAGCGTTCGCTTGAGAACACGATCTATCTGCTCGCCACCGACGGCGAGGAGACCGGCCTCTACGGCGCCCACATGGCGGCGCAGGAGGCCTTCATGGACGACGTCAACTTCGTCGTCAACGTCGAAGCCCGCGGTGTCGACGGCGCCGCCTACATGTTCGAGACGAGCGGCGACAACGCCGCCCTGATCGACTTCTACCGAGCCGCCGAACTGCCGGTGACCTATTCGATCGCGACCGCGGTCTACTCGGTGATGCCGAACTACACCGACTTCACCGAATTCCTCGCGATCGACAAGACCGGGATCAACTTCGCCGTTCTCAAGGGACTGACCTATTACCATACCCCGCACGACGAGTACATCAACATCGACCTGTCATCGATCCAGCACTACGGCAGCCAGATCGTGCCCGTCGTCGAAGCCTTCGTGACCGATGCCCGCTACGCCGACCCCGACGCGCTCGCCTCCGACCAGAACGCCGTCTTCTTCACGATCCTGCCGGGCTGGCTCGTCAGCTATACGGAGACCGCCGGCCTCGTGATGACGATCGTCGGCTTCCTTCTCTTCGCGCTGCTCGTCTTCGTCTTCGCGCGCAAGCAGGCCGCAAGGCCGATCGTCGTCCTCAGGCATGCCGGATACACGCTCGCGCTGGTCGTGATCGCCGGCATCGTCGGACTCCTCCTCGGCAAGGTCATCGCCTTCTTCGGGAAGGTCCCGTACTCGCTCACCTATACGCGCATGGAGGGAACCGAACTCCCGACCGCGATCATCATGGCCGGATGCCTCGCCGACCTCTACCTCCTGCTCCGTCGCTTCGTGAAGAACGAAGATCACGTCGCCGCGATGCTCGGCGGGATCCTCGTGAACCTGGTGCTCGCGCTCGCCACCGGCCTGACCCTCTCCGGCGCGTCCTTCCTGTTCTTCGTCCCCGCTGCGATCGGCCTCCTTTCGCTGTTGGTCCACGCGTTCGTGAAGAACCCGATCGTCCGTCACGTCGCCCTCGGGCAGAACATCCTCTGGAACATGCTTCTGATCGTTCCGCTGCTCTATTCGCTGTTCCTCGCCCTGACCGTCGGGGGACTGCCCGCCCTACTCGTCATCCTCGTCATCGACGCATCCGTCTGGCTGCCGTCGACGCGGATCCTCGTCACCGCGTAA
- a CDS encoding DUF1295 domain-containing protein — MSIGSNHRGGSARKASFAILTVLYVASFGTGAAVFFLVPGDPIVRALWADVAMTVLVYLASIPLANASVYDPYWSVVPPYLLILAAIDAGSVGPEIAMLFFALAAWSIRLTWNWASLWTDFSEQDWRYDMLRRRTKKFWPLVSFLGVMLFPTLIVFAQLVGAIRLAYADGSPALAYGGASIVLLGAFLQWLADRQMASFRKKNAGRRECIEEGLWRYSRHPNYFGEVLVWWGVFLASSGTVVPYSLHLAAPVAMTCMFLFLSIPMMERKILATRPAYAVYKRRVSTLVPFFRRPEPEPEAERTE, encoded by the coding sequence ATGAGCATCGGATCGAACCACCGCGGCGGTTCCGCGCGGAAGGCTTCGTTTGCGATCCTCACCGTCCTTTACGTCGCGTCCTTCGGCACCGGAGCCGCCGTCTTCTTCCTCGTTCCCGGCGATCCGATCGTCCGCGCGCTATGGGCCGACGTCGCGATGACGGTGCTCGTCTATCTCGCCTCGATCCCGCTCGCGAACGCCTCCGTCTACGATCCCTACTGGAGCGTCGTGCCTCCCTATCTGCTCATCCTCGCCGCGATCGACGCCGGCTCGGTCGGGCCGGAAATCGCGATGCTGTTCTTCGCGCTTGCGGCGTGGTCGATCCGGCTCACCTGGAACTGGGCGTCGCTCTGGACCGACTTCTCCGAACAGGACTGGCGCTACGACATGCTCAGGCGACGGACGAAGAAGTTCTGGCCGCTCGTCAGTTTCCTCGGCGTCATGCTCTTCCCGACCCTGATCGTCTTCGCGCAGCTCGTCGGCGCGATCCGTCTCGCCTATGCGGACGGAAGCCCGGCCCTCGCGTACGGAGGCGCCTCGATCGTGCTCCTCGGCGCGTTCCTGCAATGGCTCGCCGACCGCCAGATGGCGTCCTTCAGAAAGAAGAATGCCGGGCGGAGGGAATGCATCGAGGAGGGCCTCTGGCGCTATTCCCGCCATCCGAACTATTTCGGCGAGGTACTCGTCTGGTGGGGCGTCTTCCTCGCCTCCTCCGGAACCGTCGTCCCCTATTCCCTGCATCTGGCGGCTCCCGTCGCGATGACCTGCATGTTCCTGTTCCTGAGCATTCCGATGATGGAGCGGAAGATCCTGGCGACGCGTCCGGCATACGCCGTGTACAAGCGCCGCGTGTCGACCCTCGTTCCGTTCTTCCGAAGACCGGAACCGGAGCCCGAGGCGGAACGAACCGAATGA